The following DNA comes from Gemmatimonas sp..
TGCGTTCGGGTCGGCCGGGAGATCGGAGTGCCCCACCCGAAGTCAGCTCCCGGAGTTACCGGAGTTGCCGGAGTTGCCGGAGCAATTGCGATGTACCCCCTGGAGCAGCTGCAGCAACTGTCGACGCTCGTTTTCGCTGAGCCCGGCGAACAGCGTCTGCTCCGCGTTGGCGACGGGTGGACCGGCCGCGGCGATGAGCGCGCGCCCCTGATCGGTGAGCTTTGCGTGCACCACACGGCGATCTTTCTCATCGCGGTATCGGCTCACCAACAGCGCAGTCTCGAGCCTGTCGAGCATTCTGGTGACATCGGGGCCCGGTGCCGCGAGCTGTCGCCCCAGCTCGCTGCATCCCGCGTCGGACGCGGCGAGCCGGTCAACGACGAGCAGCAACTCGAACTGCGCGGCCGTGACGCCAAAGGGCTCGAGCACCCGAGACAGGGCGCGTTCCACATGAGCGGCCGCAGCGCGCAGGGCAAAAACGGTGCTGCTGAGGCAAACCGCCGACCGGGGATCGGTTGAGGCATTCATCTTACTTCTACGTTTACTGTTAAAACGAAGATTGTCAAGGAATTCAATACGGCAAAATGCCTTCTCCGCTACCCCTGACCGTTCGGGCGCCATACATTGCGTCTCCTCGACGGCCGCCGGTACGGGCCGCCGAGTGGTACGGCGCCGTCGCCAAGTGGTAAGGCAGGAGACTGCAAATCTCCCACCGTCGGTTCGATTCCGACCGGCGCCTCTCGACGACCCGTCGCCCCTTCGCGGGGCGGCGGGTTTCGTGTCTCCCTCCCCGAGTGGCCCGCCATGCCCAGCCGCGACGACCAGATTCTCCGGACATGGGAGGCGAATGTGCGTCCATGGACCCAGGCCGTGCGCGCCGGGGACATTGCCAGCCGTGTGGCCGTGACCAACGGCGCGGTGCTGGGCGCGGTGCGGGCGCTTGCCCCGCGCCGGCTGCTCGACCTGGGCTGTGGCGAAGGGTGGATCTGCCACACCTTGGCGGCTGAGGGGGTCCATTGTGTGGGTACCGACGCCATTGCCGGGCTCATCGAGGCCGCGCGCGCCGGTCATCCGGTCACCGGCACGCCCGCCCACTACGAGGTGGTGCCGTACGCCGACGTGGCGGTCGGCGCGCTCGCCGCTCGCCACGCCGGCGCCTTCGATGTCATCGTGTGCAACTTTGCCCTGTTCGGCGCCGAGTCGGTGGAGGCGCTGGTGACCGCGCTGCCGCCGCTGCTGGCGCCTGAGGGCCACTTTGTCATGCAGACGCTCCATCCGGCCGCCGCCAGCACGGACGCGCCGTACACGGATGGCTGGCGCGAGGGGTCGTGGGCCGGCTTCAGCAGCGACTTTCGGGATCCGGCCCCCTGGTACTTCCGCACGATCGGCAGCTGGGTGGCGCTGCTTCATCGGTGTGGCTTTCAGCTGACCGCGCTGCGGGAACCTGTGCATCCGCACACCGGAGCGCCCGCGTCGCTGCTGCTGGTGGCCGAACCCCGCCCCTGACCTCCGACGCCCGGAGCGGCGGGGCGTGCTGTGCGCACAGGTGAGGGAATTAACGGGGTACCCAATTGCTGTGACTGCCGGGGCCAACTAGCGTCCGCACACAACTCGTTCTGCAGTTCCGTCCCGACGAGTGCCCCCCTCCTCGGAGTGTGTGCATGCTCTTCCGATCGGTTCTGGGCCGCCTGGCTGTTCAAGGCGCCCTGTTGACCATACCCGTAGCCGGAGTACCGGCCCTTCTTGCTGCGCAGGCGGTCGCCCCCACGGGCACTGTGCGTGGCCGTGTGACCGACGGCGCGACCGGCCGCCCGCTGGCCGACGTGCAGTTGCTCGTGACCGGCACCCGCATAGGCGCCGTGACCAATGCCAGCGGTGACTTCACCCTTGTGGGGGCGCCCACCGGCCCGCGCACCGTGGTGTTCCGCCGGATCGGCTACCAGCCGGTGACGCGCGCCGTGACCGTGACCGCCGGCGGCACCGCGACGCTCGATGTCACGCTCACGGTGAGCGCCGTCAACCTGAGCGAAATCGTGGTGACCGGCTCCGCCGCACCGACCGAGAAGCGCAAGGTGGGTACGAGCATTGCCTCGCTCGACAGTACCATGATCAGCCGGGCGCAGGCGGTGACGGTGGACCAGGCGCTGCAGGGTAAGATCGCCGGCGCGCAGATCTCACAGAACTCAGGTGGCCCGGGTGGTGGCGGCATTTCGGTGCGCCTGCGCGGCACCAACTCCTTCATTTCTGGGTCCGACCCGCTGTACATCATCGACGGCGTGATCGTGGACAACGGCTCGGGACAGCTGGCCGACCTCGGTGGCCGCTCGAATCCGCAGAACCGCCTGGCCGATCTCAACCCGCAGGACATCGAGCGGGTGGAAGTGATTCGTGGCGCGGCGGCAGCGGCGCTGTACGGCTCGCGCGCCAACAACGGCGTGGTGCAGATCTTCACAAAGCGCGGCAGCATCGGCAAGCCGCGCTTCTCGCTCAACACCCGCTACGGGATCAACGAACTGCGCGAACAGCAGCCGTTCAACCTGTACCCGTTCGATGTGAACGGCCTGCCGGTGTCGCGCTTCAACTATCAGGACGACATCTTCCGCCGCTCGCCCAGCTCGGAGCAGAATCTCACGATCGAAGGCGGCAACGACCAGACCCGCTACTTCATCAGCGGCAACTACGCCGATGACCAGGGGATTCTGCGTTCCACCAGCTCGCAGCGCACGGGCGCGCGCATCAATCTCCAGCAGCAGCTGGCGAGCAACCTGGTGGCCAACGTCACGTCGAACTTCGTGACCACGAACAACCAGTTCCAGGCGTTCGGCGAACAGAACGACTACGGCATCATGGGGTCGCTCTTCTTTGCCCCCACGAACGTGAACTTCCGCCCGGTCAACGGCGTGTATCCGCTGCCGCCGTCGCTGGGCACCAACCCGCTGCTCGCTATCGATCGCATCCGCAATCCGCAGACGATCAACCGCTTCATCGGCAGCACGAAGCTCACCTGGACGCCGCGCAGCAACCTGCTGCTCGATTACACGCTGGGCGTGGACAACTCGAGTTTCGAGCAGCGCCAGTTCGTGCCGCGCAACGCGGTGCTGGGCACGAGCCCGTTGGCGACCGGCCGGTCGCAGTCGGTGTTCCAGGATACGCGCGTCATCAACCAGGACGGTGTGGGCTCGTACTCGTGGCGTCTGGGCGACGACTTCGGCATGCGCACCACGGCTGGCTTCAACTACACCTCGCAGCGGCTGCGCACCACCGTGGCCACGGCCAACGGCCTCGCCCCGGTGGGTGAGCTGGTGAGCGCCGGCTCGGTGTTCGCCGCCGGCCAGACGGACATCGAGCTGCGCACCCTCGGGTTCTATGCGCAGCAGGAAGTGGATTGGAACAACCGCCTCTTCTTCACGGGTGCGGTGCGCTACGACGCCTCCAGCACCTTTGCCCCCAGTGAGCGCTGGCAGGCGTTCCCCAAGCTGTCGTTGTCCTACGTGGCGTTGGAGAATCGCCCCGGTCTCGTGAACAGCCTGCGCCTGCGCACGGCCCTCGGCTGGGCGGGGTCGCAGCCGGGCATCGTGAACGCCTACTCGCAGTACATCACGTTTGCGCAGCTCCCCTTCGCCGGACGTCCGGGCTTCGTGAACGACGTGACCTTCGGCAACCCCACGCTGCGCAACGAGCGCGCGCGCGAGGCCGAAGTGGGCGCCGAGGCCGGATTCCTGAACGGCAAGGTGGGCGTGGAAGCCACCTACTACGACCGGCAGGTGAACGACCTGCTCTTCTTCCGTCCGCTGGCCACCAGCACCGGGTTCTCGCGCCAGTTCGCGCCCATCGGCTCGATGAGCAACAAGGGCGTGGAGCTGCTGGTGCGCACGGTGAATGTGGACCGCAAGAACCTCAAGTGGGAATCGACGGTCACCTACACGCGCAACCGCAATCTTGTGGAGAGCCTGAACATCCAGGACTTCCAGTCGGCCGGCGGGTATCCCAACCGCATCCGTGTGGGTGAGCCGGCCGGTGTGTTCTATGGGTCGTACGCGGCGCGCGACTGCGTGACGGGCAGGCTGCTGGTGGACTCGCTCGGGCGCTACCGGCGCAGCAACCAGGCGGCCGACATGGGCGCCACGCTCGCGCAGCGCCGCGCAATCAGCAACGGGACCTGCAATGACTCGCTCAACGCCGTGATCGGCGATCCGAATCCGGCGTGGATGGGCTCGTTGCTCAACGAGTTCACGATCGGCCGCAAGCTGCGGGTGCGCGTGCTGCTGGACGGTGTGTTCGGCAACGACGTGATGAATCTCTCCACGCGCGCGCAGAACGCCGGCATTGCGAGCAACTCGAAGACGTTCGAGAACGAGCTGCTGCCGTACGGCGACCCGCGGAAGTCGGCGCCGGGGTTCAACGCCCGCACGCAGGGGATCTTCGAATACTGGGTGGAAGACGGCAGCTTCGTGAAGCTGCGCGAGCTCTCGGCCACCTACGCGGTGGAGTGGGCGCCGTTGCGCCGCGTCTTCAAGGAAGGGGTGGACCTCACGCTGTCCGGCCGCAACCTCGCGGTGTGGACGAAGTACAGCGGCTACGATCCCGAGATCAACCTGTTCGGTACGAATGCCGGCGGTGTGGGTAGCGGGCAGACGACGGCGGCCGACCGTGGTTTCGACTTCGGCGGGTATCCCATTCCGCGCACGTGGTCGCTCAGCGCCCGCTTCACCTACTGACAACCGGAGACTCCACCTCATGCGCATGACATCTTCGCGCGCGGTGCTCTCCACCGCGCTTGCTTCCCTGGTGCTGGGTGCCTGCAGCCTCGACCTGCAGAACCCGAACTCCCCCACGGAAGTGCAGGTCACCACGAGCGCCGACGGCGTGATCGCACTCGCGACAGGGCTGCAGGGGCGCTTCGCCGCCTCGTACGGCAACTTCGCGTACATGGCCGGTCTTGTGACCGACGAGTTTGCCTCCACCAGCGCCGCGCTCATATCCATCAGCGATGCCGAACAGGGCGCCGTGGCACCCGGTACCGGCATTGCCGACAACGTGTTCAACTCGGTGTATCGCACCGTGCGTACCGCCGACGACCTGCTGGCAGGCGCCAACGCGCTGTCGTCGCAGTTCGACCCGGGTACGCGCAGCGGTCTGATCGCGCTGGCGCAGGCGCTCAAGGCAGAAGCCATTGGCGAGGCGCTGCAGAGCTACCAGCGCGTGCCGATCAACACGTTCGGCCAGACGACGCCGCAGTACGTGACGCGCGCGGAGGCGCTGCCCTACGTGCGGGCGCTGCTCGACTCGGCGAACGCGCAGATCACGGGCACCCCGCCGAGTGCGTTCTTCACCGGCAGCATCCTCACCCCGGGGGTGAACCTCAACGGCATGATCCAGCTGTTCCGCGCGCGGTATGCGCGGATGGCGAACGATCATGGCAATGCGGTGACGTTCGCCAACCTCGTGCCGCGCAGTGGGCCGACGGCATTCTCGCTGCTGCAGTTCCCGGCTCCCACGGTGAACTTCTACGCGAATGTCACCGGTGGAACGAACGGCATTGCGCCGCGCCGGCAGTGGCGGACCGGGATGGCGGCGGGCGATCAGCGCTTCACGTGGTTCGTGGCGCCGTCCACCACGCTCTCCGGGCGTGTCGGCGCGCTGCTGGACAACTGGAACCGCTATGCCAATGCGCAGGCGCCGTTGCCGGTGTACTTCCCCGACGAGGCGTTGCTGATCAAGGCCGAAGGGCTGGCGCTGCAGGGGCAGCCTGCGGCGGCGCAGGCGGCGCTCGACTCGGTGCGCACCGACTGCACCGGCGGCCGCGGGTTGGATGATCCCAAGGCGTGCCTGACTCCGCTCACGGGCTCGCTCACGCAGGCGCAACTGCTCGACGAGATCTACGTGCAGCGTCGCTACGAGCTGTTCGGAACCGGGCTGCGCTGGGAAGACGCCCGCCGTCGCAACGCGGTGCGCGGTCCGGTCGCGGCGCCGAGCGTGCCGCTGGACGGTCAGCGGTGCTGGCTGCCGTACGCCATCGGCGATCGCAATGCCAACCCGAATGTGCCAGCCGACCCGACGGAGCCGACGTCGTTCCCCACCGGCTGCCAGCCGTGAGGCCGCTCACCATGAACAGACCTGCCATGATGAAGTCTTTCCGTCCCGTGCTGATGACGGCGATGGTGTCCCTGACCGCGGCGCTGGCTGCCTGCGGCACCACCGACGCCGCCGACCCGCTGGCCCCCACCGGACCCACGGGGCGCGTGCGCTTCGTGAACGTGATCACCGATACCACGCGCGGGCGGGTGAACGCGATTCTGGAGAATGTCCCGTTCGGGGTGAACCTGACTTACACCCAGAGCACGCCCATTACGCTCGCGGCGCCCAACACGGGTAACTACTCGCCCATTCTCGCGGGGAGTCGCACGCTCGTGCTGCGGCGTACGGCCGACACCAATACCGTGGTGTCCACGATCGGCTTCACGGTAACCGGCGGACAGGATCAGACGATCTATGCCACCGGCGGCGCCGGCGCGTCGGCCATCGGCAGCTACATCACCACCGATGACAACGCCCTGTCGGCCACGCAGGCGCGGGTGCGTGTGGTGCACCTGAGCCCCACCGCGGGCGCCGTGGATGTGTTCGTCACCGCGCCGGGTGCCGACCTGGCGGCCGCCACGCCCACACTCACCAACGTGACGGTGCGGAGTGCGTCAGCGTACCTCGCCGTCAACGCCGGCACCTACCAGGTGCGCGTGGTGCCGGCGGGCACGCCGCCGGCGGGTCGTGCTGCCGCCGTGGCCATCAACGTGGCGTCGCTCGCGCTGGCGGCCAACACGGTGCGTACGATCGTGGCGGCCGACAACAACGTGGGCGGGGCGCCGCTGCGCGCGTTCGTGCTGCTCGATCGCTGACGACGCTCCACGCGAGACACGGCGGCCCCCCGGAGCGACTTTCCGGGGGGCCGCTGTGTTGTTGCGACGGGAAACCGTCCCGTCGTTCACGTGACCGTCGCGCGATCAGTTCCAGAACGCGCTGAAGTCGTAAAAGCTGGCGCCGCCCTGCGGGTCGTAGATGCGGATGACGGCGGTAAAGTTGTTCCAGGCCGACGGCTGCTGCACAACCTGTACGTTGCCACGGCCGCTGTGACGATCGACCGTGATGGTGAGATCGCGAGCCGGCAGGCCATTGCCTCGCACGCTGCTGTTCACGTCCTCCACTCGGCGCCCGCTGCGGGTGATGGCCTCCACGCGGCGGCCGTTGATGCGCAGTTCGACCACGTCGTCGACGCGGCCGCTCCACCGCAGCAGGCCGCGGTCGTCGCGGTCGTCGCGATCGTCCCATCCCCCGCGATCGTTGCGGTCACGCGCGTCGTTGTCGCGCCTCGACCGGTCGTCGCAGTCGTCGCGGCGCCCGCCACGACCCCACCCCCAGCCGCGGCCGTTGTTGCCCGGGCGGCAGTCGTCGCGCTCCCAGCGATCATCACGATCACGATCACGGTCACGGTTACGATCACGGTCACGGTCGCGCCCGTCATTACGCCCGTCGTTCCAGTCGTCGCCCTGCCAGAAGGCGACCACCCGATAACTGTCGGCGCCGCCGCGCGGGTCGGCAATGCGGATAGTCGTGGTGAAGCCGTTGCGAGCGGAAGGTTGCTCCACCACGCGCACATCCCCGCGACCGTCGAGCAGACGCACCACCACATCTCCGCGATTGCGTGGCAACCCTTCGTTGACGCGCGCGCGGTTGGGCATTCCCGCATCGATGCCGCGCGTCCGCACATCACGCCCGCGCATGGTGATGAACACCTCGCGGTCTACACGCCCGGTCCAGGTGAACAGCTGTCGGTCCACCGGCGCCGCGTGCGCGGTGGCGGCGTGCGCCGTGGCGGCAGCGA
Coding sequences within:
- a CDS encoding MarR family transcriptional regulator produces the protein MAPERSGVAEKAFCRIEFLDNLRFNSKRRSKMNASTDPRSAVCLSSTVFALRAAAAHVERALSRVLEPFGVTAAQFELLLVVDRLAASDAGCSELGRQLAAPGPDVTRMLDRLETALLVSRYRDEKDRRVVHAKLTDQGRALIAAAGPPVANAEQTLFAGLSENERRQLLQLLQGVHRNCSGNSGNSGNSGS
- a CDS encoding RagB/SusD family nutrient uptake outer membrane protein, which translates into the protein MRMTSSRAVLSTALASLVLGACSLDLQNPNSPTEVQVTTSADGVIALATGLQGRFAASYGNFAYMAGLVTDEFASTSAALISISDAEQGAVAPGTGIADNVFNSVYRTVRTADDLLAGANALSSQFDPGTRSGLIALAQALKAEAIGEALQSYQRVPINTFGQTTPQYVTRAEALPYVRALLDSANAQITGTPPSAFFTGSILTPGVNLNGMIQLFRARYARMANDHGNAVTFANLVPRSGPTAFSLLQFPAPTVNFYANVTGGTNGIAPRRQWRTGMAAGDQRFTWFVAPSTTLSGRVGALLDNWNRYANAQAPLPVYFPDEALLIKAEGLALQGQPAAAQAALDSVRTDCTGGRGLDDPKACLTPLTGSLTQAQLLDEIYVQRRYELFGTGLRWEDARRRNAVRGPVAAPSVPLDGQRCWLPYAIGDRNANPNVPADPTEPTSFPTGCQP
- a CDS encoding methyltransferase domain-containing protein; translated protein: MPSRDDQILRTWEANVRPWTQAVRAGDIASRVAVTNGAVLGAVRALAPRRLLDLGCGEGWICHTLAAEGVHCVGTDAIAGLIEAARAGHPVTGTPAHYEVVPYADVAVGALAARHAGAFDVIVCNFALFGAESVEALVTALPPLLAPEGHFVMQTLHPAAASTDAPYTDGWREGSWAGFSSDFRDPAPWYFRTIGSWVALLHRCGFQLTALREPVHPHTGAPASLLLVAEPRP
- a CDS encoding DUF4397 domain-containing protein; the protein is MMKSFRPVLMTAMVSLTAALAACGTTDAADPLAPTGPTGRVRFVNVITDTTRGRVNAILENVPFGVNLTYTQSTPITLAAPNTGNYSPILAGSRTLVLRRTADTNTVVSTIGFTVTGGQDQTIYATGGAGASAIGSYITTDDNALSATQARVRVVHLSPTAGAVDVFVTAPGADLAAATPTLTNVTVRSASAYLAVNAGTYQVRVVPAGTPPAGRAAAVAINVASLALAANTVRTIVAADNNVGGAPLRAFVLLDR
- a CDS encoding TonB-dependent receptor, producing MLFRSVLGRLAVQGALLTIPVAGVPALLAAQAVAPTGTVRGRVTDGATGRPLADVQLLVTGTRIGAVTNASGDFTLVGAPTGPRTVVFRRIGYQPVTRAVTVTAGGTATLDVTLTVSAVNLSEIVVTGSAAPTEKRKVGTSIASLDSTMISRAQAVTVDQALQGKIAGAQISQNSGGPGGGGISVRLRGTNSFISGSDPLYIIDGVIVDNGSGQLADLGGRSNPQNRLADLNPQDIERVEVIRGAAAAALYGSRANNGVVQIFTKRGSIGKPRFSLNTRYGINELREQQPFNLYPFDVNGLPVSRFNYQDDIFRRSPSSEQNLTIEGGNDQTRYFISGNYADDQGILRSTSSQRTGARINLQQQLASNLVANVTSNFVTTNNQFQAFGEQNDYGIMGSLFFAPTNVNFRPVNGVYPLPPSLGTNPLLAIDRIRNPQTINRFIGSTKLTWTPRSNLLLDYTLGVDNSSFEQRQFVPRNAVLGTSPLATGRSQSVFQDTRVINQDGVGSYSWRLGDDFGMRTTAGFNYTSQRLRTTVATANGLAPVGELVSAGSVFAAGQTDIELRTLGFYAQQEVDWNNRLFFTGAVRYDASSTFAPSERWQAFPKLSLSYVALENRPGLVNSLRLRTALGWAGSQPGIVNAYSQYITFAQLPFAGRPGFVNDVTFGNPTLRNERAREAEVGAEAGFLNGKVGVEATYYDRQVNDLLFFRPLATSTGFSRQFAPIGSMSNKGVELLVRTVNVDRKNLKWESTVTYTRNRNLVESLNIQDFQSAGGYPNRIRVGEPAGVFYGSYAARDCVTGRLLVDSLGRYRRSNQAADMGATLAQRRAISNGTCNDSLNAVIGDPNPAWMGSLLNEFTIGRKLRVRVLLDGVFGNDVMNLSTRAQNAGIASNSKTFENELLPYGDPRKSAPGFNARTQGIFEYWVEDGSFVKLRELSATYAVEWAPLRRVFKEGVDLTLSGRNLAVWTKYSGYDPEINLFGTNAGGVGSGQTTAADRGFDFGGYPIPRTWSLSARFTY